The window GTGGGAAAGTAATGGGTTTTTGTTTGAATTGGGTGTTTTAGAATGTAAAGATTTGTTCGAGTTATGaggtttaggatttttttttggtgggcgGTGTTTTCACGGGTGTGTGATTGCGGAGATTGTAGGAAGAGGTGCAGAGAACAAATCTGGAGCTGGATTCGTATAAGGAGAAGATAAAGGAGAATCAAGAGAAGATTAAACTCAACAAGCAGCTGCCTTACCTAGTTGGCAACATTGTCGAGGTAAATgtttgctgatttttttattttaatgcctAGATGTTAGATAATGACTGAGTGTTCAGTAAGTTTGAAGACCGTCACTTAAGCTGAATTATTCTTGTGTGGACACAACCTGAGTAGCTGTTTTGGTGTCTCTGTAATACAAAATTTCTATTTGAATTagcccccttttttttcctgcaaaTCAAATGGTCAAAGACCTGAACTTTGCTGTGAATATTGTTCAGACGTCGGTGCATTCTTCTATTTTACTGTCAACAGAAAAAATGTGATGAGAAAGCTCTTGACTTGCTATTCTAACTATTTCATGCATTTATCTCGTGCCCAGAAAGAGATCTTTTTCTCCAACTTTCAGTGGTTTAATTGAATGTTAATTAAGCTGGCTGTTTTTAAATGAAGTTCTTGCAATGTTGATGCTAACTCCATGTTTTGGTGGTCTTTGCATTTGTAGATTTTGGAAATGAACCCAGAAGATGAGGCTGAAGAAGATGGAGCAAACATTGACCTTGACTCTCAAAGGAAGGGTAAATGTGTGGTGCTGAAAACATCAACTCGTCAGGTGAGTCATCTTACTCTACTAGTAGAGTATAAACAAGGGAGTAATGGTGGAACTttgatgttattaaattaaaatttgatgcaGCTTGgtcttttattttccttacaATCAGTTGAGATCATCTCTTTTTAGAGCAGAGCAGTTCATATATCTTCATAGCCTTGATGTTCTTACTTTCAATCTGGAAATCTGTTGGAATTTATCATTTTGAGTTAGCAGAAGTTTAGACATTGTAGATGATGTATAATGATACATCAGCTTGACCGCACTTATCAAGACCTATAAATTTATTACCTCAATGCAGACTATTTTTCTTCCTGTGGTTGGGCTTGTTGATCCTGACAAGTTGAAGCCTGGTGACTTGGTTGGAGTCAACAAAGATAGCTACTTGATCTTGGATACTCTACCATCGGAGTATGATTCACGAGTGAAGGCCATGGAGGTTGATGAAAAACCGACAGAAGACTACAATGATATCGGAGGCTTGGAGAAGCAGGTGATTTTGACTCTAAAGCATGATTTATACGACCAGTTCTTCTACTATCTCAGTTAGATGATAATACCTGCTCTGATTTTGTTACTTTTGCAACAGATCCAAGAATTAGTTGAGGCTATTGTACTGCCTATGACTCACAAAGAGCGATTTCAGAAGTTGGGTATTCGTCCTCCCAAAGGTATCCTCTTATATGGACCTCCTGGAACTGGGAAAACATTGATGGCCCGTGCTTGTGCTGCACAAACAAATGCCACTTTCCTAAAGTTGGCAGGCCCACAACTTGTTCAGGTAtagcaacttttttttaaagtatattctTCCctctttaaattttgttttcaccTTTTGTTTCCAAATTTGAGAAGAAAGATTAGTTACATGATGCAATGCCTCTAAacttgttttaagtttttaacgAAATAGTCTCTTATAGGATTAATTGAACTTTTATCATTTTCAGATGTTCATTGGAGATGGTGCCAAACTTGTCCGTGATGCCTTCCAGCTTGCAAAAGAGAAATCTCCCTGCATCATTTTTATAGATGAGATTGATGCTATTGGCACAAAGCGGTTTGACAGGTATATCCCATTTTTACATCTTAGGGTATATCCCATTTTTACATCTTAGgcaatcaacttgttttcacACTAGCTTTCAAAGTCAGAGTGCTGCTCTTGCTGCTTGGTTTtatcattgatgattttaaatatCCCATTACCATGTGCAGTGAGGTTAGTGGAGACAGGGAAGTGCAGAGGACCATGTTAGAATTGCTTAATCAGCTTGATGGCTTTAGCAGCGATGACAGCATTAAGGTTTgttagtacttttttttttcttcaaaaaatgcACTCTTTGATATTTCTTGTTGGGGTGAATATCTTGGCTTCTGTGAACTATGAAGTCTTGCATCATTGCTTAGGCATCTCCCCTGTTTAAATATAATTACTCCCGCTAAATTTCATCTAACATGTTAGTGGAATAATAATTCACTAGTTCTTGTTATAATTTTCAGGTGATTGCTGCAACAAATCGCGCTGATATCCTGGACCCAGCCCTCATGCGATCAGGTCGATTGGATCGCAAAATTGAATTTCCACATCCAACTGAAGAAGCAAGAGCTCGCATCTTGCAGGTTTGTTGTGACAGAATTACTTGGATGTCCCTTTTCACTTGTATTTCACGTGAAAACAATAGtcttaattgtaattttttttccctctgatGTTGTAGATCCACTCAAGGAAGATGAACGTCCATCCTGATGTGAACTTTGAAGAGCTTGCTCGTTCCACAGATGATTTCAATGGGGCACAGCTAAAGGCAGTTTGTGTTGAAGCTGGGATGCTAGCACTTCGCCGGGATGCAACTGAGGTACTCTCTCACGCATATCCTGTTTCATTGTCAAATctaataacaatttatttgGCAAGTGAAAGCCTGACTTgtcaacataataataaaaagctgAACTCTTCAGCATCTTTCTTGTCCAACGATAGTATTGGCTACAGATTGAATCTGGTTTCTCAATAGTCAAGAAACAAGAGGACATGATGCAGGACCCCTTTGGGGGCTGTTCTGGGCTGTGAACAGTTCTTGAACAGTGTTTTGGGAGATTTTAGGCTGAATCTTTGATAGGTAATTGATGTAGGGTTGATTAGGTATGTGCATGAAAAAATCTGGAAAGTACATAAATACCCTTGTCTGCAAAAAGACTTTAATTTTCACTTGTTTTCTGCATCAGGAGAGAGTtgaactcctttttttttttttcctaagttCGTGAGATATTTGTTGCTTTGCTGGTTGCAAGCTACTAAATGCTTACTAAAGTCTTGTATTGGTTGGATTTGGAAACAGGTGAATCATGAGGATTTTAATGAAGGTATCATCCAAGTGCAAGCGAAGAAAAAAGCCAGCCTTAACTATTATGCATAAACAAGCTATAAAGCCACGTCGTGCAACCCTTTtccctacttttttttttgtaatttcaaaagatgaattttttatgttatttttttttttgccttgtgATGTGTTGTAGTGAAGAGTAAGAGCATGATCAATTTTGATGATGTTCATTAAATGCACTTCAGTTATGAGAAAATTGACATATTAATATCTATATCAGGATTTAGATGATTGATGAAGTGATTGAAACATCTTATTCCAAtttatgcttatatatatatatgatttatcaTCTAATCATTTTTTAAGTCTTTGGCGTCAAAAATcggtttaaaagaataaaaaaaatctgtgaATTAAGTTATCTTGTTTTGCTATGGGAGAGATAGCAATAATTTGAGAGTTAAAGATGTTCAGAGTTCTCTGCTTAACAGGTTCTTACATTGTTCTGCTGCTTAGAGAAATTGGGCAATTGCCTCGCCCGCAACTTCTTGAATTGAGAGACAATCCACggcttgaaatgattccccaAATGTGCTGCCATGCTCGAGGCAACTAGAGGACTCGTACATGGAAAGCAGCTTTCTGTCGTGGGAAGTTGAACGACTAGATTGTCAAAGAAACAATGCTTGCCCCccttgcttaaaaaaaaaattaaaatgtcttgCAGGGGGGCTCGGGCCCCTGCTTGCCCCCCTTCTTCCGTCCCTGCGCGCATGTGTTTCGATTTTAGGaagaaacaagttaaaaatgCAATTCTCTACAAATCTTTCATGGTCAACAAGAAAAAGTAGGAAGATCCAAGGTTAGAGAACAAGCAAGAAGATCCAATGATTAAGTTGGTAATCAGATCCGATGGTCAAGAGAAAAGGGGAAGATCCAGCggtaagaaaagaagaagaagaagaagtgggtTGGCACACAATGAAGCATGAgttaaaagagaaaggaaaataaaagattgAGATGACGAAGGCACATAGAGAAGATATCTCTATAATCATCTATGATTATGAGAAAGATAtgataagataaataaataaataaatatatatataaaaaatcatatttaaagcTATTGATAAATCACACATgctgaacataaaaaaaaaaattagacatttTGATCGTGCATGTGAGTCATGCAGGTTCCAAGTTATtaacctcatcaaattattaacaaacatctcaaaacaaaacaaaattagattttgaatttaagttaccttgttttgtttgatgaaagataaattaattggtaGCTCTGCTTTAAtctttttgtagaaaaattttgctcgtgatttatgtttttatttctatttttgatcGGCTGCAGAATTTATATTAGGATAAATTGAtggctctgtttttttatttcataaaataatacctttatattttttttctttcccactTAGGTCAAGagtaaattcaaaagaaatcaaaagtaaatcaaacttaatttaaGGCTcacatctttaaaataaaaaatataacaggcaTATAAGAAATGGACGTGGTCATCGGGTACGAAGCAGGCAGATTCCATTGCTGAGGAGGATCGGGGACTTGAAATGACGAGGAAAGCGGGCGATCTCATAATTGATTTCAACGTGGATGGTGCATAATCtcatatatataatgtaatgcGGTGCAACATCCGCATCTATcttaaatcctaaaaaaaaaggtggtccTGCATTTGAACCTAAGCCGAGAAAACTGCTTCTCAACTCGTATTATTTCGGAGGTGGGTTCTTGACAATATATAATGCCGTTCATCCAATCCAGATCAATCTCCTCACACTTAATTAGCcagtagttaaaaaaaaattaaaatgtcttgCAGGGGGCTCGGGCCCCTGCTTGCCCCCCTGCTTCCGCCCCTGCGCGCATGTGTTTCGATTTTAAGaagaaacaagttaaaaatgCAATTCTCTATAAATCTTTCATGGTCAACAAGAAAAAGTAGGAAGATCCAAGGTTAGAGAACAAGCAAGAAGATCCAATGATTAAGTTGGTAATCAGATCCGATGGTCAAGAGAAAAGGGGGAGATCCAGcggtaagaaaagaaataattatcactatgctatttttcaaaaataaaaatacttttagcaAGTTGCTGTTGTCCTTTGTAGCAAGATTATCAATTCCATTTctattgatgttttgttttttcaattgaaaatgtatgtttatgttttgaagtgTTTCGACACGTATTTCAAGATTGTATTGttcatattatatttgaattattattatatatataattagttgagaataattgggaGGCTTAACCTGATGGTCagccaaccctttctatatatataggtagggcaatatacaatagtaatggtggaggttaccacacaagagtatgtctacaatatttcctatatacaatatttcctatataaatatattctataatatgccccctcaagctgagggtGGAGGATCAACCCGAAGCTTGAAACGAAAAGCAGTAAACGAAGAAGTAGGAagtggcttagtgaagacatcgGCAAGTTGATCCTTGGAGGAAATAAAACGAATCTGAATTTCCTTCTTTGCAACTCTATCtcggacaaaatgataatcgaCCTCAACATGTTTAGTGCGAGCATGAAAAACAGGATTCGCAGACAAATAAGTGGCACCAAGGTTGTCACACCAGATAATAGGAGCAGAAGTGGATGGAATCTGGAGATCTGTTAATAAATACTGAAGCCAGATAACCTCAGCAGTGCCATCAGCTAAGGCTTTGTACTCAGCCTCAGTAGAAGAGCGAGCAACTGTGCGTTGCTTACCAGATTTCCACGAAATCGGCGTTTGACCAAAAAACACAAGGTAACCACCCGTAGATTTTCTGTCCTCAACACTgcctgcccaatctgcatctgtaaaaccatgtaAGGCAAAAGAAGAACTGCGAGTGATATGTAAGCCATGTGATGCCGTACCTCGAAGATAACGCAAGATGCGTTTCACGGCAGCCCAATGAGAatctgtaggagcatgcataaactgacagactcTGTTAACAGCAAAACAAATATCTGGGCGCGTAAAAGTGAGATACTGAAGAGCACCCACAATTTGACGAAAGCAGGTAGCATCAGAAAACAATGGATCGGGCAGAATGGTAGCTTTGGATGTAGAGATAGGGGTATCAACTGGTTTGCAAGATAACATACCAGCCCGAGTGAGGATGTCAAGTATATATTTATGCTGGCGAAGCATAAGACCCATACTAGTAGACTAAACCTCAATACCCAAAAAGTAATGAACAGAACCCAAGTCGCGAAGCTTAAATTCTGAGCTCAGTAGCTGAATGAGGCGTTGGAGCAGAAGAGAGTTACTACCcgtaagcagaatatcatcaacatagactAGAAGATAGCAAATATCAGCACCAACagagaagataaataatgaagtaTCCACCTTAGAGGCACGAAAACCAATAGATAACAGGAAATCATTCAGACGAGTGTACCAAGCCCGTGGagcctgttttaaaccatacaGAGATTTATGCAATCGGCACACATGAGAGGGGAGAGCAGTatcaacaaaacctggaggttgtttcatgtagacctcCTCATCAAGAACACCATGGAGGAAGGCATTATGGATGTCaagctgatgaattttccaaccACACGAAACTGCAATGGAGAAGACTAATCTGACGGTCGCCTGTTTGATGACTGGACTAAAGGTTTCAGAGTAATCAATACCTTCTTGCTGAGTGAAACCTCTAGCAACCAGACGCGCCTTATACCTCTCGATGCTGCCATCAGATCTGCGTTTAATCTTGTATACCCACCGACTACCAACAACATTCATGGAGGGATGAAACGACACTAAGGTCCAAGTTTGGTTTGCATGTAAGGCCTGAATTTCCTCACGCATAGCACTATGCCACGCCTCATATCTGTtagcatcattaaaaacaagtggCTCATGAGAGGGGGGAGAAACTACCCGGCTGAAGGAGACAGCAGAGGTTGCAGCAGTGGCTGTGGACAGTGCTGTCTTGGGCTGCCTTGGACGAAGAACCATGGGATGTTGACGAGTAGCTGGGCATGGAGAAGTGGGGCCTGTACTTGGAAGAGGCTGAAGaggatatgaggagaggtctacACAGAGCTGCAGACCAGCTGGAGAAGCAGTGGAGGGACTGGTCGGCACTGTAGACACTGGTGAGGCTGCTGCAGAACTGGGAAGAGCTGATGCAGAACCGGGCTGCTCTGTTACAGCAGACCTGAGAACATGCACATCCGGTGATGGAGAACCTGTACCTGCATAATTATCATTGTAAAGACAAGCATATGGTGACAATATGGTAGTGGGGGATGGTGATGAAGGGGTGGCAGAATCAATGGGCAAAGTGGTAGGCTGGTGGGGTGCGGCAGAGGGCAGAATTGGGTTGTGGTTGGGGCTGGTTTGGTAAGTAGTAGGCTGAAAAGATGGAGGAGGGTGCAAGGATGGAAGATAGGTAGGTGGGGTGGGAGGTACCGGTGAGGATGTTACCTGTTCAGACTTCGCAAAAGGAAAGACATTTTCATGAAAACGAACATGACGGGAGACATAAATACGATCAGACTCTAAGTCAAGACAACGATAACCAAGATGAGATGAGCTATAACCTAAAAACACACAAGGGGAAGACCGGAAATCTAATTTATGAGCATGATATGGAcgcaaaaaaggaaaacaaagacacccaaaAGTACGTAGGAAGTTATAATCAGGAGTGCGTCGAAACAGACACTCAAATGGAGATGTATTTTGGAGAACAAGAGTAGGCATGCGATTAATAAGGTAGACCGATGATTCAAAAGCATAGTTCCAAAATCGCAATGGGGCACTACACTGGCCTAAAAGGGTTAGGCCAGTTTCGACGATATGTCGATGACGACGTTCAACAgtgccattttgttcatgagtatgaggac is drawn from Populus nigra chromosome 5, ddPopNigr1.1, whole genome shotgun sequence and contains these coding sequences:
- the LOC133693140 gene encoding 26S proteasome regulatory subunit 6A homolog, with product MATPMAEDSSFEDDQLASMTTEDIIRGSRLVDNEIRILKEEVQRTNLELDSYKEKIKENQEKIKLNKQLPYLVGNIVEILEMNPEDEAEEDGANIDLDSQRKGKCVVLKTSTRQTIFLPVVGLVDPDKLKPGDLVGVNKDSYLILDTLPSEYDSRVKAMEVDEKPTEDYNDIGGLEKQIQELVEAIVLPMTHKERFQKLGIRPPKGILLYGPPGTGKTLMARACAAQTNATFLKLAGPQLVQMFIGDGAKLVRDAFQLAKEKSPCIIFIDEIDAIGTKRFDSEVSGDREVQRTMLELLNQLDGFSSDDSIKVIAATNRADILDPALMRSGRLDRKIEFPHPTEEARARILQIHSRKMNVHPDVNFEELARSTDDFNGAQLKAVCVEAGMLALRRDATEVNHEDFNEGIIQVQAKKKASLNYYA